In one window of Sphingomonas glaciei DNA:
- a CDS encoding TonB-dependent receptor, protein MGIRNRLIGASMVAIAWTGTATAQTPPPADPGASTEQAEAPAPTQGEIIVTARRRSENLQRTPLSGSVLSGTDLAEKGISNVDALQFGTPSIVVNNFGQGIDFNVRGIGKGEHNTQTATGVITYRDGAPTFPGYFQLEPYYDVANVQVLRGPQGTIVGQNATGGAVFVNSNDPIIGGGNRGYVSGNIGNYSQAGFEGAVNLPVSDTFAARAAVYGLRRDGFYKITGPGGAPYTGNNGDQRHLAGRLSLLWKPSSQLTVLSKTDLVYLDMGGYPATPFRDYYKNFPIGSSTPNPTYRDLYDISLNSPQEARDKFYRTILRINYEFAGGMQLRSVSGFSKGNTKYRADLDGTAALTPVTADRTFFDSVDERQFSQEVTLISPDTERFTYLIGAFGAWNKYNFKAPFQFVSDNSSAPGAASEYRLQGINPNRSLAAFGQIGFAFTPQLKVELGGRYTASRSRNDVDILQFGVPLVAEQLTKSDDFSYKASLGWEASRDHYLYGFIATGFKPGGLNVPVGFGTPAPFGPETVTSYELGWKGYFANRRVRTTVAAFHNSYKDFQVIIGNPTLPVFGLEVNVPGTTKITGIEGEIEARFGALTLGLGANVLKSEIGDFFALDQRGTLSLSPCLPETGPATPLCRNLGGNDQTYAPNFTFNANASYDFALGRDMVLTPRVNFGHIGKQWATLFQDPTRGDRIPARNIVNAQLALRTGTLTVTAYSTNLTDQHYPAALNSGLYFAGSPRQYGLKIQKGF, encoded by the coding sequence ATGGGGATCCGCAATCGCCTGATCGGCGCGTCGATGGTCGCAATCGCCTGGACGGGCACCGCCACGGCGCAGACACCCCCGCCGGCCGATCCCGGTGCCTCGACCGAACAGGCTGAAGCCCCCGCACCGACCCAGGGCGAGATCATCGTCACCGCCCGCCGCCGCAGCGAGAACCTCCAGCGCACGCCGCTGTCGGGCTCGGTCCTGTCGGGCACCGACCTCGCTGAAAAGGGCATCAGCAACGTCGACGCACTGCAGTTCGGTACCCCCAGCATCGTCGTCAACAACTTCGGGCAGGGCATTGACTTCAACGTCCGCGGCATCGGTAAGGGCGAGCACAACACCCAGACCGCGACCGGCGTCATCACCTATCGCGACGGCGCACCGACCTTCCCCGGCTACTTCCAGCTCGAACCCTATTACGACGTCGCCAACGTCCAGGTCCTGCGCGGCCCGCAAGGCACCATCGTCGGCCAGAATGCGACGGGCGGCGCAGTGTTCGTCAATTCGAACGACCCGATCATTGGCGGCGGCAACCGTGGCTATGTGTCGGGCAACATCGGCAATTATTCGCAGGCCGGCTTCGAAGGCGCGGTCAATCTGCCGGTCAGCGACACCTTCGCCGCCCGCGCCGCGGTCTACGGCCTGCGCCGCGACGGTTTCTACAAGATCACCGGCCCGGGCGGTGCGCCCTATACCGGCAATAACGGCGACCAGCGCCACCTCGCCGGCCGCCTCAGCCTGCTGTGGAAGCCGTCGAGCCAGCTGACAGTGCTGTCCAAGACCGACCTCGTCTATCTCGACATGGGCGGTTACCCGGCGACCCCGTTCCGCGATTATTACAAGAATTTCCCGATCGGATCGTCGACGCCCAACCCGACCTATCGCGACCTCTACGACATCAGCCTCAACTCGCCGCAGGAGGCCCGCGACAAATTCTATCGCACCATCCTGCGGATCAATTACGAATTCGCAGGCGGCATGCAGCTGCGCTCGGTCAGCGGCTTCTCCAAGGGCAACACCAAGTATCGCGCCGACCTCGACGGCACCGCCGCGCTGACTCCGGTCACCGCCGACCGGACCTTCTTCGACAGCGTGGACGAGCGGCAGTTCAGCCAGGAAGTGACTCTGATCTCGCCCGACACCGAGCGCTTCACCTACCTGATCGGGGCGTTCGGCGCCTGGAACAAGTATAACTTTAAGGCCCCGTTCCAGTTCGTCAGCGACAACAGCTCGGCCCCGGGAGCGGCCAGCGAATATCGCCTGCAGGGCATCAATCCCAACCGCTCGCTCGCCGCCTTCGGGCAGATCGGCTTCGCGTTTACCCCGCAGCTGAAGGTCGAGCTCGGCGGTCGCTACACCGCCAGCCGCAGCCGTAACGACGTTGACATCCTGCAGTTCGGCGTTCCGCTGGTCGCTGAGCAGCTCACCAAGTCCGACGACTTCTCGTACAAGGCGTCGCTCGGCTGGGAAGCGAGCCGCGACCATTATCTCTACGGCTTCATCGCCACCGGCTTCAAACCCGGCGGCCTCAACGTGCCCGTCGGCTTCGGGACCCCGGCGCCGTTCGGGCCGGAGACCGTCACCTCCTACGAGCTTGGCTGGAAGGGCTATTTCGCCAATCGCCGGGTCCGCACCACCGTCGCGGCCTTCCACAACAGCTACAAGGACTTCCAGGTCATCATCGGCAACCCGACGCTGCCGGTGTTCGGGCTGGAAGTGAACGTGCCGGGGACCACCAAGATCACCGGTATCGAAGGCGAGATCGAGGCCCGCTTCGGCGCCCTCACGCTTGGGCTCGGCGCCAACGTGCTGAAAAGCGAGATCGGCGACTTCTTCGCCCTCGATCAGCGCGGAACGCTGAGCCTGTCACCCTGCCTGCCCGAGACCGGTCCGGCCACGCCGCTGTGCCGCAACCTTGGCGGCAACGATCAGACCTATGCGCCCAACTTCACCTTTAACGCCAATGCCAGCTACGACTTCGCCCTCGGCAGGGATATGGTGCTGACGCCGCGGGTCAACTTCGGGCATATCGGCAAGCAGTGGGCGACCCTGTTCCAGGACCCCACCCGCGGTGATCGCATTCCGGCCCGCAACATCGTCAACGCCCAGCTCGCGCTGCGCACCGGGACCCTGACGGTCACCGCTTATTCGACCAACCTCACCGATCAGCATTATCCGGCGGCGCTGAACAGCGGGCTCTATTTCGCGGGGTCGCCGCGGCAATATGGCCTGAAGATTCAGAAGGGCTTCTAA
- a CDS encoding AMP-binding protein — MQDYPLTVDRFLAHAAKWSGTREIVSARPDGSIERTTYAEVHKRANRLSGALAGLGVVEGSRVASLAWNSRHHFELYFAVMGMGAVCHTLNPRLTAAQLAAMVTEADDMVLAVSEDLLPLADELMALCPGLRDRLLLDTDGPSSVEELLERSGAPYPWGRFDERTMAGLCYTSGTTGAPKGVPYTHRSNYLHTLRALGADVVGLTARDSLLLAVPMFHANGWGLPFAAPAVGAKLVLPGRQLDGASLARLMAEEEVTVAVGVQTVWLGLLDHLERSGTTLPKLERVLIGGSNCPEALLRRLEQGLGARVQTSWGMTELSPIGTMSPPGEAATPGTSGRPAIGLDLKLTDEHGATLAEQRGVQGHLKVRGASVLDCYLGAERDALDEEGFFDTGDLALIDEAGNLVICGRSKDLIKSGGEWINPAEIEAIVGDHPSIRHVAVIGRSDPKWGERPLMVVERSAGGDAAELLALLKGRVADWWIPDRVIEVAAMPLATTGKIDKQRLRADYASAA; from the coding sequence ATGCAAGACTATCCGCTGACGGTAGATCGCTTCCTGGCGCACGCCGCCAAATGGTCCGGCACGCGCGAAATCGTGTCCGCTCGCCCCGACGGCTCGATCGAGCGCACCACTTATGCCGAGGTGCACAAGCGGGCCAACCGCCTGTCGGGCGCGCTTGCCGGCCTCGGCGTTGTCGAAGGCAGCCGGGTCGCCTCGCTGGCGTGGAACAGCCGCCACCATTTCGAGCTCTACTTCGCGGTGATGGGGATGGGCGCGGTGTGCCACACCCTCAACCCGCGCCTGACCGCCGCGCAGCTCGCGGCGATGGTTACCGAGGCCGACGACATGGTGCTGGCCGTGTCCGAGGATCTCCTCCCGCTGGCCGACGAACTGATGGCGCTCTGCCCCGGGCTCCGCGACCGCCTCCTGCTCGACACCGACGGGCCTTCCTCGGTCGAGGAACTGCTGGAGCGCTCCGGCGCGCCCTACCCATGGGGCCGCTTCGACGAGCGGACGATGGCCGGGCTCTGCTACACGTCGGGCACCACCGGCGCGCCCAAGGGCGTCCCCTACACGCACCGCTCCAACTACCTCCACACGCTGCGCGCGCTCGGCGCCGATGTCGTAGGCCTGACCGCCCGCGACAGCCTGCTGCTCGCGGTGCCGATGTTCCACGCCAACGGCTGGGGCCTGCCCTTCGCCGCCCCTGCGGTGGGCGCCAAGCTGGTCCTTCCCGGGCGCCAGCTCGACGGCGCCAGCCTGGCCCGCCTGATGGCCGAGGAAGAGGTCACGGTCGCGGTCGGCGTCCAGACCGTATGGCTGGGGCTGCTCGATCATCTCGAGCGCAGCGGGACCACGCTTCCAAAGCTGGAACGCGTTCTGATCGGCGGCTCCAACTGCCCCGAAGCGCTGCTCCGCCGGCTCGAGCAAGGTCTTGGCGCGCGGGTGCAGACCAGCTGGGGCATGACCGAGCTATCGCCGATCGGGACCATGTCGCCGCCCGGCGAAGCGGCGACCCCCGGCACCTCGGGGCGTCCCGCCATCGGCCTCGATCTCAAGCTCACCGACGAACATGGCGCGACGCTGGCCGAGCAGCGCGGGGTGCAGGGCCACCTCAAGGTCCGCGGCGCCAGCGTCCTCGATTGCTACCTCGGCGCCGAGCGCGACGCGTTGGACGAGGAAGGTTTTTTCGATACCGGCGACCTGGCGTTGATCGACGAGGCCGGCAACCTGGTCATCTGCGGCCGCTCGAAGGATTTGATCAAGTCGGGCGGCGAGTGGATCAACCCGGCGGAGATTGAGGCGATCGTCGGCGATCATCCGTCCATCCGCCACGTCGCCGTCATTGGACGCAGCGACCCCAAGTGGGGCGAGCGTCCGCTGATGGTGGTCGAGCGCTCGGCCGGCGGTGACGCAGCCGAACTGCTCGCCCTGCTCAAGGGCCGGGTCGCCGACTGGTGGATTCCCGACCGGGTGATCGAGGTCGCCGCGATGCCGCTCGCCACCACCGGCAAAATCGACAAGCAGCGCCTGCGCGCCGACTACGCCAGCGCGGCTTGA
- a CDS encoding carboxylesterase/lipase family protein, with amino-acid sequence MSKLLFSLAMIAATPAAAQVVNAPAGTVRGTTSGSLRVFKGIPYAKPPVGDLRWRPPAALERWSGERATTAFGPACVQPSGGAPNIYNGVTLPMSEDCLSLNIWIPAKARNAPVMVWIHGGSLLTGSSREALYDGQRLAERGIVVVSINYRLGVLGWLAHPDLGKENATGRSGNYGLMDQIAALRWVRKNIAAFGGDPAKVTIAGESAGGLSALYLMTSPQARGLFRGAIAQSSYMISMPELKRARFGLPSWEVGGQLLGQALKAPSIAQMRKLDPAALTGAAAKAGFFPFGVVDGEALPRQMVDAFDRGEQARVPVLAGFNQGEIRSLRMLAPRTAASPADYEREITTRYRDLAPAFLRLYPSADHAESTIAATRDSLYGWTSERLARKQTAVGQRAYLYLFDHGYPAADEAGLHAFHASELPYTWGTFDGTPPRWPKVPATAAERRLSDTMIDYWTSFVRTGQPAARGAPAWAPYGSAQNYVWFAQGPVPRSDLFPGMFEFNETVVCRRRAAGKDGWNWNVGLLAPEIAPPVAGC; translated from the coding sequence ATGAGCAAGCTGCTGTTTTCCCTCGCGATGATCGCCGCGACTCCTGCCGCGGCGCAGGTCGTGAACGCCCCGGCCGGGACCGTGCGCGGCACGACCTCGGGCAGCCTTCGCGTGTTCAAGGGTATTCCCTATGCCAAGCCGCCGGTCGGCGACCTGCGCTGGCGCCCGCCCGCGGCGCTCGAGCGGTGGAGCGGCGAGCGTGCCACGACCGCCTTCGGACCGGCCTGCGTGCAGCCGTCGGGCGGTGCGCCCAACATCTACAATGGCGTCACCTTGCCGATGAGCGAGGATTGCCTGTCGCTCAACATCTGGATCCCGGCCAAGGCCCGCAACGCGCCGGTGATGGTGTGGATTCACGGCGGATCGCTGCTGACCGGAAGCAGCCGCGAGGCGCTGTACGACGGGCAGCGGCTGGCCGAGCGCGGCATCGTGGTAGTCTCGATCAATTATCGCCTCGGCGTGCTCGGGTGGCTCGCCCATCCCGACCTCGGCAAGGAGAATGCGACCGGCCGGTCGGGCAATTACGGGCTGATGGACCAGATCGCGGCCCTGCGCTGGGTGCGGAAAAACATCGCGGCGTTCGGCGGCGATCCGGCCAAGGTGACGATTGCGGGCGAATCCGCGGGCGGCCTCAGCGCGCTCTACCTGATGACCTCGCCGCAGGCGCGCGGACTGTTTCGCGGGGCGATCGCGCAAAGCTCCTACATGATCTCCATGCCCGAGCTGAAGCGCGCGCGCTTCGGGCTTCCGTCGTGGGAGGTCGGCGGTCAGTTGCTCGGCCAGGCGCTAAAGGCCCCATCCATCGCGCAGATGCGCAAACTGGACCCGGCGGCGCTGACCGGCGCGGCGGCCAAGGCGGGCTTCTTCCCGTTCGGCGTGGTCGATGGCGAGGCGCTGCCGCGGCAGATGGTCGACGCCTTCGACCGCGGAGAACAAGCGCGGGTGCCGGTGCTGGCCGGCTTCAACCAGGGCGAAATCCGCTCGTTGCGGATGCTGGCCCCGAGGACCGCCGCCAGTCCGGCCGACTATGAGCGCGAGATCACCACTCGTTACCGCGACCTCGCGCCCGCCTTCCTCCGGCTCTACCCGAGTGCCGACCATGCCGAGAGCACGATCGCCGCGACCCGCGACAGCCTGTACGGCTGGACCTCCGAGCGGCTTGCGCGCAAGCAGACCGCAGTCGGTCAGCGCGCTTATCTCTACCTGTTCGATCATGGCTATCCGGCTGCGGACGAGGCCGGGTTGCATGCCTTCCACGCGTCCGAGCTGCCCTACACCTGGGGCACGTTCGACGGCACTCCGCCGCGCTGGCCCAAGGTGCCGGCGACGGCCGCCGAACGGCGCCTGTCGGACACCATGATCGATTACTGGACCAGCTTCGTGCGGACTGGACAGCCGGCTGCCCGGGGTGCGCCCGCCTGGGCGCCTTATGGTTCAGCGCAGAACTATGTCTGGTTCGCGCAAGGGCCGGTCCCTAGGAGCGACCTGTTCCCGGGCATGTTCGAGTTCAACGAGACGGTGGTGTGCCGCCGGCGCGCGGCGGGGAAGGACGGGTGGAACTGGAACGTCGGATTGCTCGCGCCGGAGATCGCGCCGCCCGTCGCGGGCTGCTGA
- a CDS encoding spinster family MFS transporter produces the protein MILITLTFVYVLNFLDRQLLAILAKPIQDELQISDGQLGLLGGLYFAMFYCFIAIPVSWVADRTNRVAVLSLACGIWSAATIACGLARTYPQLALARMTVGFGEAGGVPPSYALITDTYPPGRRGMAFGIYNLGPPIGAALGIALGASIAAAFNWRDAFIGIGVVGIVTALALPFLVPEPAKGATDGRVGEAMGHAPFWGTVKAFFANPVLSLAAFGSGATQFVTYGLGNFAVLFLMREKGMTLSEVAIWYALVIVVGMGGGMLVSGRIIDKVTRASRRGFAILPAASLAIAMPFYLAFVWAPSWPLALLLLTVVMFFNYFYLSCSVTLVQEESAPNQRVLAGALLLLVMNFIGLGLGPTWVGAASDWFAARGSTNSLQLALYTLTPFYVIAIALFLRLARTLGRQEEARA, from the coding sequence GTGATCCTGATCACCCTCACCTTCGTCTACGTGCTGAATTTCCTCGACCGGCAGCTGCTGGCGATCCTGGCCAAGCCGATCCAGGACGAACTGCAGATCAGCGACGGACAATTGGGGCTGCTCGGCGGGCTCTACTTCGCGATGTTCTATTGCTTCATCGCCATTCCGGTCAGCTGGGTGGCGGACCGCACCAACCGGGTCGCGGTGCTGAGCCTTGCCTGCGGGATCTGGAGCGCGGCGACGATCGCCTGCGGGCTGGCACGGACCTATCCGCAGCTGGCGCTGGCGCGGATGACGGTCGGATTCGGTGAAGCCGGCGGGGTGCCGCCTTCCTATGCGCTGATCACCGATACCTACCCGCCGGGCCGCCGCGGCATGGCGTTCGGGATCTACAACCTGGGGCCGCCGATCGGGGCCGCGCTGGGGATCGCGCTGGGCGCGTCGATCGCCGCCGCGTTCAATTGGCGCGATGCGTTCATCGGGATCGGCGTGGTCGGGATCGTCACTGCGCTGGCGCTGCCGTTCCTGGTGCCGGAGCCGGCCAAGGGCGCGACCGATGGCCGGGTCGGCGAGGCGATGGGCCATGCGCCCTTCTGGGGAACGGTAAAGGCCTTTTTCGCCAATCCGGTGCTGAGCCTGGCCGCGTTCGGCAGCGGGGCGACCCAGTTCGTGACCTATGGCCTGGGCAATTTCGCGGTGCTCTTCCTGATGCGCGAAAAGGGCATGACCCTGTCCGAAGTCGCAATCTGGTATGCGCTGGTGATCGTGGTCGGCATGGGCGGCGGGATGCTGGTGTCGGGGCGGATCATCGACAAGGTGACCCGGGCCAGCCGCCGCGGCTTCGCCATCCTGCCCGCCGCTTCGCTGGCTATCGCCATGCCCTTCTACCTGGCCTTCGTGTGGGCGCCGTCGTGGCCGCTCGCGCTTCTGCTGCTGACCGTGGTGATGTTCTTCAATTATTTCTACCTGAGCTGCTCGGTGACGCTGGTGCAGGAGGAAAGCGCGCCCAACCAGCGGGTGCTGGCGGGGGCCCTGCTGCTGCTGGTGATGAACTTTATCGGCCTCGGGCTCGGGCCGACCTGGGTGGGCGCGGCGAGCGACTGGTTCGCGGCGCGCGGGTCCACCAACAGCCTGCAGCTTGCGCTGTACACGCTGACACCCTTCTACGTGATCGCCATCGCCTTGTTCCTGCGCCTCGCACGAACTCTTGGGCGGCAAGAGGAAGCCCGGGCATGA
- a CDS encoding TetR/AcrR family transcriptional regulator, whose product MTEAVKPVRRTRKAEQRAETMEAIYDAAEDLFSKHGLHGVTLKDVAKQVGVHHTLLNYYFSDKKALFDAVFARRAVVTSDRRMKALDDYEAAAGDRVTVEGALHAFLDTDLDTYISGGEGWRNYAKLGAQVANTPEWGADLMDQHFDPVVLRLIDLLQRALPGCPRADIFWGYHFVTGALMLTLARTGRIDKLSGGLCRSDDFHAVKDRMARFMAAGFREICGLE is encoded by the coding sequence GTGACCGAGGCAGTGAAACCCGTTCGCCGCACCCGCAAGGCCGAGCAGCGCGCCGAGACGATGGAGGCCATCTACGATGCCGCCGAGGATCTGTTCTCAAAGCATGGCCTGCACGGCGTTACGCTGAAGGACGTCGCCAAGCAGGTCGGGGTCCACCACACGCTGCTCAACTATTATTTCAGCGACAAGAAGGCCTTGTTCGACGCGGTCTTCGCCCGCCGCGCGGTGGTCACCAGCGACCGCCGGATGAAGGCACTGGACGATTACGAGGCGGCGGCCGGCGACAGGGTCACGGTGGAAGGCGCGCTCCACGCCTTCCTCGATACCGACCTCGACACCTATATCAGCGGCGGCGAGGGCTGGCGCAATTACGCCAAGCTCGGCGCGCAGGTCGCCAACACCCCCGAATGGGGCGCCGACCTGATGGATCAGCATTTCGATCCGGTCGTCCTGCGCCTGATCGATCTCCTGCAGCGCGCGCTGCCCGGCTGTCCGCGCGCCGACATCTTCTGGGGCTATCACTTCGTCACGGGCGCCCTGATGCTCACGCTCGCCCGCACCGGGCGCATCGACAAATTATCGGGCGGGCTATGCCGCTCCGACGACTTTCACGCGGTCAAGGACCGCATGGCCCGCTTCATGGCCGCCGGCTTCCGCGAGATCTGCGGACTCGAATAA
- a CDS encoding efflux transporter outer membrane subunit — translation MKRLLPLAASLLALGGCMTVGPDYRSPAPQVQAQAQKPFVSTASPLFTGDEPPGRWWSLFNDPALDGLVQQALTANTDLRVAAANLARARAVLRETRSNRLPSTGRSSSATYANGPDPLPSDTTFDVGLDVGYQVDLFGRLRRASEASRADVGAVQAAFDVARVSVAAETARAYADACSAGRQLDVARETVRLQEQTFDLTRRLVAGGRGTALDTGQAGSLLEQTRATVPTLEAQRQTALFRLAVLTGRPPSEISPQAAACSTPPALSRPIPTGNGATLLARRPDVRQAERELAAATARIGVATADLYPDIRLGLSVGSTATSVGDLASSRGFRIGLGPLISWTFPNTRAARARIAQAQALAQASLARFDGTWLGALEETESALTRYSREQERIEALRRARANSAEAARIARLRYRAGREAFQIVLEAERSLAQTDSALAQAEAQLSNNLVSLFLALGGGWQV, via the coding sequence ATGAAACGCCTTCTCCCCCTCGCGGCCAGCCTGCTGGCCCTCGGCGGCTGCATGACCGTCGGTCCCGACTATCGCTCGCCCGCTCCCCAGGTGCAGGCGCAGGCGCAAAAGCCGTTCGTGAGCACGGCGTCGCCGCTTTTCACCGGCGACGAGCCCCCGGGCCGCTGGTGGAGCCTGTTCAACGATCCCGCGCTGGATGGGTTGGTGCAGCAGGCGCTCACCGCCAACACCGACCTGCGGGTGGCTGCCGCCAACCTTGCCCGCGCCCGCGCCGTCCTGCGCGAAACCCGTTCGAACCGGCTGCCGTCGACTGGCAGGTCGAGCAGCGCCACCTATGCCAACGGACCCGATCCGCTGCCCTCGGACACGACCTTCGATGTCGGGCTCGACGTCGGCTACCAGGTCGATCTCTTCGGTCGCCTGCGCCGCGCCAGCGAGGCCAGCCGGGCCGATGTCGGAGCGGTGCAGGCGGCGTTCGACGTCGCCCGCGTGTCGGTCGCGGCCGAGACCGCGCGGGCCTATGCCGATGCCTGCAGCGCCGGGCGCCAGCTCGACGTCGCTCGCGAGACGGTTCGCCTGCAGGAGCAGACGTTCGACCTCACCCGCCGACTGGTCGCCGGCGGGCGAGGCACCGCGCTCGACACCGGCCAGGCCGGCTCGCTGCTCGAGCAGACCCGTGCCACCGTTCCGACCCTTGAAGCGCAGCGTCAGACGGCCCTGTTCCGGCTGGCCGTCCTGACCGGCCGGCCACCGTCCGAGATCTCACCGCAGGCCGCCGCCTGCAGCACGCCGCCGGCGCTCAGCCGGCCGATCCCGACCGGCAATGGCGCGACGCTGCTCGCCCGTCGCCCCGATGTGCGCCAGGCCGAGCGCGAGCTCGCCGCCGCCACCGCCCGGATCGGCGTCGCCACGGCCGACCTCTACCCCGACATCCGGCTTGGCCTGTCGGTCGGCTCGACCGCCACTTCGGTCGGAGACCTGGCGTCGTCGCGCGGGTTCCGGATCGGGCTAGGGCCGCTGATCAGCTGGACCTTTCCCAACACCCGTGCCGCCCGCGCGCGCATCGCCCAGGCCCAAGCGTTGGCCCAGGCCTCGCTTGCACGGTTCGACGGAACCTGGCTCGGCGCGCTGGAAGAAACCGAAAGTGCGCTGACCCGCTACTCGCGCGAACAGGAGCGCATCGAGGCGCTTCGCCGAGCCCGCGCGAACAGCGCCGAAGCGGCCCGGATCGCCCGCCTCCGCTACCGGGCTGGCCGGGAAGCCTTCCAGATCGTGCTCGAGGCCGAACGCTCGCTCGCCCAGACCGACAGCGCCCTGGCCCAGGCCGAAGCGCAGCTTTCGAACAATCTCGTCAGCCTTTTCCTGGCGCTCGGTGGCGGCTGGCAGGTCTGA